One Candidatus Desulfarcum epimagneticum DNA window includes the following coding sequences:
- a CDS encoding Restriction endonuclease, producing MKLKFKHQQYQTGAAMAVAECFEGQKKGERKEIVDRKNVYIEEIFSNKKLELTGDEILKNVQEVQKKQALKTVRELAKLNEKIHFSVEMETGTGKTYVYTKTMYELNKQYGWSKFIIMVPSVAIREGVHKSLEITADHFQEEYGKKIRFYIYNTKNKSNIANIKNFANTSNIEVLIMNYQAFASRSKESRKIYRRLDAMQSEKPIDIIKRARPILIIDEPQRFGDKAESRLQDFDPLFVLRYSATHKKDYNKIYRLDAIDAYNQKLVKKINVKGIEVVGNSGTNSYLFLDRINISATHYPTAHIELEIKRKTGIKKTLRKTQEKDDLFQLSGELIQYKGFVVKEINGRTNKVSFANGIEIYSGQSIGDVDEDHVRRIQIRETIQSHLEKERLMHKRGIKTLSLFFIDEVVKYRDYDQADEKGDYARVFEEEYQRATAQLELFDDAYQDYIHKYPAEKIHQGYFSVDKKGKFVDSKEKRSEGGSDDVSAYDLIMKKKERLLSFDEPTRFIFSHSALREGWDNPNVFQICTLKHSRSAISKRQEIGRGLRICVNSEGERMDLSVLDNDFFNLNTLTVVASESYDTFAKALQKEIVESLSDRPTLLTPDILKDRVLKNDKGEEFIFDDRSAMDLIFKFKEKGYVDRDYKITDTLINDIENNSVDIPEKLLPFKANVCSLMREIYDSANFKTAHNEKNDTINEPVLEPNDNFAKQEFQDLWEKIKVKTVYEVDFDSEELIKKSVTAIDSALSVKQVFVNITAGEQKETMDEASLKAGDSMVKRKNITRKADSFLGAVKYDLVAEIAKETRLTRKTIVAILKKIRPGAFGHFRINPESFIREVSRIINNEKATTLIDHIVYSKTDETWSDEIFTINHFQGSLNANILKVRKHVYDYLKTDSETERAFATDLESGEVLVYAKLPNGFKISTPVGNYNPDWAIVFDTDAFKYIYFIAETKGSMETLQLKEIEKRKIDYAKKHFAALGHAGIKYDIIATYEDLRDKVMR from the coding sequence ATGAAATTAAAATTTAAACATCAACAATACCAGACCGGCGCCGCAATGGCGGTGGCGGAGTGCTTTGAAGGCCAGAAAAAAGGCGAGCGAAAAGAGATCGTTGACAGAAAAAACGTTTATATCGAAGAAATATTTTCAAACAAAAAGCTGGAGCTTACCGGAGATGAAATATTAAAGAATGTTCAGGAGGTTCAAAAAAAACAGGCGTTAAAGACGGTTCGTGAACTGGCGAAGTTGAATGAAAAAATTCATTTTTCCGTTGAGATGGAAACCGGCACAGGCAAAACCTATGTCTACACCAAAACCATGTATGAGCTGAATAAACAGTATGGCTGGAGCAAGTTTATTATTATGGTCCCTTCGGTGGCCATCCGGGAAGGCGTTCATAAATCCCTGGAGATAACCGCGGATCATTTTCAGGAAGAGTATGGCAAAAAAATTCGATTTTATATTTATAACACAAAAAACAAATCCAACATCGCCAACATTAAAAATTTTGCCAACACTTCAAACATTGAAGTGTTGATTATGAATTATCAGGCGTTTGCCAGCAGAAGCAAAGAGTCGCGGAAAATTTATCGAAGGCTGGATGCGATGCAATCGGAAAAACCCATTGATATCATCAAGAGAGCCAGGCCCATTTTAATCATTGACGAGCCCCAACGATTCGGCGACAAGGCGGAATCCCGTTTGCAGGACTTTGATCCTTTATTTGTGCTGCGGTATTCCGCCACCCATAAGAAAGATTACAACAAGATTTATCGGCTGGACGCCATTGACGCCTATAATCAGAAACTGGTAAAAAAAATCAATGTCAAGGGAATCGAAGTGGTGGGAAACAGCGGAACCAACAGCTATCTGTTTCTGGACAGAATAAACATCAGCGCGACACATTACCCCACCGCCCATATTGAACTGGAAATAAAACGAAAAACAGGCATTAAAAAAACGCTCAGGAAAACACAGGAAAAGGATGATCTGTTTCAGTTGTCCGGAGAGCTTATTCAGTATAAAGGGTTTGTGGTCAAAGAGATTAACGGGCGAACCAATAAAGTCTCCTTTGCCAATGGGATTGAAATATATTCCGGGCAGAGCATTGGAGATGTTGACGAAGATCATGTCAGGCGCATTCAGATCAGAGAAACCATACAGTCTCATCTGGAAAAAGAACGGCTCATGCATAAAAGGGGGATCAAGACGCTATCCCTTTTTTTTATTGATGAAGTGGTGAAATATCGCGATTACGATCAAGCGGATGAAAAAGGCGATTACGCCCGTGTGTTTGAGGAAGAATATCAGAGGGCGACCGCGCAGCTGGAACTTTTTGATGACGCGTATCAGGACTATATCCATAAATATCCCGCTGAAAAGATTCACCAGGGATATTTTTCAGTGGATAAAAAAGGGAAATTTGTAGATTCCAAAGAGAAGAGATCAGAAGGCGGAAGCGATGACGTGAGCGCCTATGATTTGATTATGAAAAAAAAAGAGCGGCTGCTGAGTTTCGACGAGCCCACCCGTTTTATTTTTTCCCATTCGGCCCTGCGAGAGGGATGGGACAATCCCAATGTGTTCCAGATATGCACACTTAAACACAGCCGGTCCGCCATAAGCAAAAGACAGGAAATCGGCCGGGGTTTAAGGATATGCGTCAACAGCGAAGGCGAGAGAATGGATCTTTCAGTTCTGGATAATGATTTTTTTAATCTCAACACCTTGACCGTTGTGGCAAGTGAATCTTACGACACGTTCGCAAAAGCGCTTCAAAAAGAGATCGTGGAGTCGCTCTCCGACCGTCCGACCCTGCTGACCCCGGATATTTTGAAAGACCGGGTTCTTAAAAATGACAAGGGAGAAGAATTTATTTTTGACGATCGATCCGCCATGGATCTCATTTTTAAATTTAAAGAAAAAGGATATGTGGACCGCGACTATAAAATCACGGACACGCTCATCAATGACATAGAAAACAACAGCGTGGACATTCCGGAAAAACTCCTGCCTTTTAAAGCGAACGTCTGTTCTCTTATGCGGGAGATTTATGACTCCGCAAACTTTAAAACGGCCCATAATGAAAAAAATGACACCATCAATGAGCCTGTTTTAGAGCCCAATGACAATTTTGCAAAACAAGAGTTTCAGGATTTATGGGAAAAGATAAAAGTCAAAACCGTTTATGAAGTGGATTTTGACAGTGAAGAATTGATTAAAAAAAGTGTCACAGCCATAGACAGCGCCTTGTCTGTTAAGCAAGTGTTTGTGAATATCACGGCCGGCGAGCAGAAAGAAACCATGGACGAAGCGAGCCTGAAGGCCGGCGACAGCATGGTAAAACGTAAAAATATAACCCGAAAAGCGGATTCTTTTCTGGGCGCGGTGAAATATGACCTGGTGGCGGAGATCGCAAAAGAAACCCGGCTGACCCGAAAAACCATCGTGGCTATTTTGAAAAAAATACGGCCGGGCGCTTTTGGTCATTTCAGGATAAACCCGGAAAGTTTTATCCGGGAAGTTTCAAGAATAATAAACAATGAAAAAGCCACGACCTTAATTGATCATATTGTCTATTCCAAAACGGATGAGACCTGGAGCGATGAAATTTTTACGATTAACCATTTTCAAGGCTCTTTGAACGCCAATATTTTGAAAGTCAGGAAACATGTTTATGACTACCTGAAAACAGACTCCGAAACCGAACGCGCGTTTGCGACTGATCTGGAGAGCGGGGAAGTCCTGGTTTACGCCAAATTGCCCAATGGTTTTAAAATTTCGACGCCGGTGGGAAATTACAATCCCGATTGGGCTATCGTATTTGACACAGACGCGTTTAAGTATATTTATTTTATAGCGGAAACAAAGGGAAGTATGGAGACCTTGCAGCTGAAAGAAATTGAGAAAAGAAAGATAGATTATGCAAAAAAACACTTTGCCGCTTTGGGGCATGCCGGCATAAAATATGATATAATCGCCACCTATGAAGATTTAAGAGATAAGGTGATGCGGTAA
- a CDS encoding conserved hypothetical protein (Evidence 4 : Unknown function but conserved in other organisms) has product MSNGIDLSRINWGNYDLVVIDESHNFRNNAPRKNKITRYQKLLHQVMQAGVKTKILMLSATPVNNKFTDLKNQIALAYEGQTGIIDDKMEVSQSVDTILKNSQKIFNAWTKENVEERTTGQLVNRLSANFDFFKLLDSVTIARSRKHIEKYYDMKKIGAFPTRRKPITHRADITDLKGFIRISDLYRELSRLNMSLYSPFDYILARKKEFYDELYDTSTNKGGSFRQAHREKSLQTLMRVNLLKRLESSVDSFRITLGKLINGIKNSLDKIEKFERDGKTLYADEPQVNDVNLDAESDDWLDDEFSIGDKIKINLADMNTSGWKMDLRADFEIANALLDETRPVTPEHDKKLQDLKAFIQNKIRNPINGDNKKILIFSAFADTVHYLYENLARRNKEKHGLETAKITGSNQNRTTLDIDYSFNTILTHFSPRSKERKNKHAPEIDILIATDCISEGQNLQDCDTLINYDIHWNPVRIIQRFGRIDRIGSRNKEIQLINFWPQLSLDDYINLKSRVESKMFIVDMTATGEDNVLTNKSSDLLFRKKQLEKLQEEVVDIEDIGSGVSITDLGLNDFRMDLVNYIKTNGSLDGAPNGLHSVCEKNAERGIHEGVVFVLKNVNSDINIDSANPLHPFYLVYIQKNGGILSNHLNVKNTLDILWAVSKGKDRPIRAVYECFNQETEDGKKMERCSALLNSVVESILNVKDESDVDSLFSDGGTTALTNSIKGLDDFELLAFMVIQ; this is encoded by the coding sequence ATGTCAAACGGGATTGACCTGTCCCGAATCAATTGGGGGAATTATGATCTGGTGGTGATTGATGAGTCGCATAATTTTAGAAACAACGCCCCCCGAAAAAATAAAATCACACGGTATCAAAAACTGCTTCATCAGGTCATGCAAGCCGGCGTTAAAACAAAAATTTTAATGCTGTCGGCGACGCCCGTCAACAATAAATTCACCGACCTTAAAAATCAGATCGCCCTGGCTTATGAAGGTCAAACCGGGATAATCGATGACAAAATGGAGGTGAGCCAGTCCGTTGACACCATTTTAAAAAATTCACAAAAAATATTTAATGCCTGGACAAAAGAGAATGTGGAAGAAAGAACAACCGGGCAATTGGTGAATCGCCTCAGCGCCAATTTCGACTTCTTTAAATTGCTGGACAGCGTGACCATAGCCAGAAGCAGAAAGCATATCGAAAAATATTATGATATGAAAAAAATCGGCGCTTTCCCGACGCGCCGAAAACCCATCACACACCGGGCGGACATCACAGACTTAAAGGGTTTTATCAGAATTTCCGATTTATACAGGGAGCTTTCCAGGTTGAACATGTCCCTTTACTCTCCTTTTGATTACATACTTGCGAGAAAAAAGGAATTTTACGACGAACTGTATGACACCAGCACAAACAAAGGAGGGAGTTTTAGGCAGGCCCATCGGGAAAAAAGTCTGCAAACGCTCATGCGGGTTAATTTGCTTAAAAGACTGGAAAGCTCGGTCGATTCTTTTAGAATCACACTTGGCAAATTAATTAACGGAATAAAAAACAGTTTGGATAAAATTGAAAAGTTTGAGCGTGACGGGAAAACATTGTATGCGGATGAGCCCCAGGTTAATGATGTCAATTTAGACGCTGAAAGCGATGATTGGCTGGATGATGAGTTCAGTATCGGGGACAAAATAAAAATAAATTTGGCCGATATGAACACCTCCGGCTGGAAAATGGATTTGCGGGCCGATTTTGAGATTGCAAACGCTTTGCTGGATGAAACGCGTCCCGTAACACCGGAGCATGACAAAAAGCTGCAAGATCTGAAAGCGTTTATTCAAAATAAAATCCGGAATCCCATCAATGGCGACAATAAAAAAATACTCATTTTCAGCGCTTTTGCGGACACCGTCCATTACCTCTATGAAAATCTGGCCCGGCGCAATAAAGAGAAACATGGCCTGGAGACAGCGAAAATCACCGGCTCAAACCAAAACAGAACCACCCTTGACATTGATTATTCTTTTAATACTATTTTGACCCATTTCTCCCCTCGATCCAAAGAGCGAAAAAATAAGCATGCGCCTGAAATAGATATTTTAATCGCCACTGACTGCATCTCCGAAGGACAAAACCTTCAGGATTGCGACACCTTGATCAACTATGACATCCATTGGAACCCGGTTCGTATTATTCAGCGATTTGGCAGAATAGACAGAATCGGATCACGCAATAAAGAGATTCAGCTCATCAACTTCTGGCCCCAACTTTCCCTGGATGATTATATCAATCTGAAAAGCAGAGTTGAAAGCAAAATGTTTATCGTCGATATGACCGCGACCGGGGAAGACAATGTGCTCACCAACAAATCCTCCGACTTGCTGTTCAGGAAAAAACAATTGGAAAAACTTCAGGAAGAAGTCGTTGATATTGAGGACATCGGATCAGGGGTCTCCATCACCGATTTGGGGCTCAATGACTTTCGCATGGACCTGGTGAATTATATCAAAACAAACGGAAGCCTGGACGGCGCCCCCAACGGGCTTCATTCGGTCTGTGAAAAAAATGCTGAAAGGGGCATCCATGAAGGGGTTGTGTTTGTCCTGAAAAATGTCAACAGCGACATCAATATTGACAGCGCCAACCCATTGCACCCGTTTTACCTGGTTTATATACAGAAAAACGGCGGGATACTCTCCAACCATCTCAATGTAAAAAATACCCTTGATATACTTTGGGCGGTTTCCAAAGGGAAAGATCGGCCCATCAGAGCAGTTTACGAATGCTTTAACCAGGAGACGGAAGACGGCAAGAAAATGGAGCGCTGCTCCGCATTGCTGAACAGCGTTGTGGAATCTATCTTGAATGTGAAAGATGAAAGCGATGTGGACAGCCTTTTTTCCGACGGCGGCACAACCGCTTTGACGAACAGTATCAAAGGGCTGGATGATTTTGAACTGCTTGCCTTTATGGTGATTCAATAA
- a CDS encoding transposase, with translation MSKTRKIFRKNVMRKITEMQLKIGQVPISDIKIDLLSRDEIPQLLMGLQAIDSNRKLRDEVFKILRGIVPKKIDPDNGRPGMDLWKILVLGVLRLNSNWDYDKLHHIANEHKTVREFLGHTIYEFDRKYALQTIKDNLRLLSPEILDKISRLAVRAGHKLKGASDLSGRCDSFVVETDVHFPTDINLLLDAVRKILAHISRACSEAGVAGWRQHRHNYRKIKKKFNRINKMKRSTSKSSEKKAIRDALIMEAHQEYIDLAGSYVERAGESLKALKHDFENTARAMVVEHFVSHANRQINQIRRRVIQKETIPHHEKVFSIFEEHTEWISKGKAGVRQELGLRVCVLEDQYGFILHHHVMEKQTDEKVTVSMVEQTKSKFPGLRACSFDKGFYSPDTARKLKKYLDLVILPKKGALSKKDKEVEHSPDFIAGRRRHSAVESGINALENHGLDICRDHGIFGFKRYVALSVTARNIQILGAMIQKKRLKRIKRRKGQTPLRQAA, from the coding sequence ATGAGTAAAACCCGAAAAATCTTCAGGAAAAATGTTATGCGAAAAATCACAGAAATGCAACTGAAAATTGGTCAGGTTCCCATTTCAGACATTAAAATTGATCTTCTTTCCCGCGATGAAATTCCCCAATTATTGATGGGATTGCAGGCAATAGACTCAAATCGAAAACTGCGAGATGAGGTTTTTAAGATTTTAAGAGGCATTGTTCCCAAAAAAATTGATCCGGATAACGGCAGGCCCGGCATGGATTTATGGAAAATTCTGGTCCTGGGGGTTTTGAGGTTAAACTCCAATTGGGATTATGACAAACTGCATCATATTGCCAATGAGCACAAGACGGTTCGTGAATTTTTAGGGCACACGATTTATGAGTTTGACCGGAAATACGCCTTGCAGACCATCAAAGATAACCTGCGTCTGCTGAGCCCGGAAATTCTGGACAAAATAAGCCGGCTGGCGGTCAGGGCCGGTCACAAACTGAAAGGCGCCTCGGATCTTTCCGGGCGGTGCGATTCATTTGTAGTGGAAACGGATGTGCATTTTCCCACCGATATCAATCTGCTCTTAGACGCTGTCCGGAAGATTCTGGCTCACATCAGCCGCGCATGCTCTGAAGCGGGAGTTGCCGGCTGGAGGCAGCATCGGCACAATTATCGAAAAATAAAGAAGAAGTTCAATCGGATCAACAAAATGAAGCGTTCCACATCAAAGAGTTCTGAGAAAAAAGCGATCCGGGACGCCTTGATCATGGAGGCCCATCAGGAGTATATTGATCTTGCGGGGTCATATGTGGAGCGGGCCGGTGAAAGCCTGAAAGCTTTAAAACACGATTTCGAAAACACGGCCCGGGCCATGGTGGTTGAGCATTTTGTCTCCCACGCCAATCGGCAGATCAATCAGATTCGCAGACGGGTGATCCAAAAGGAGACAATCCCGCATCATGAAAAGGTTTTTTCCATATTTGAAGAGCACACGGAATGGATTTCAAAGGGAAAAGCCGGCGTCCGGCAGGAACTGGGTTTAAGAGTATGTGTGCTTGAAGACCAGTATGGATTTATCCTCCATCATCATGTCATGGAAAAACAAACGGATGAAAAAGTGACGGTTTCGATGGTAGAACAGACGAAAAGCAAATTTCCCGGTCTCAGGGCGTGCAGTTTTGACAAAGGATTTTACAGTCCCGACACCGCGCGAAAGCTTAAAAAATATCTTGACCTTGTGATTCTTCCCAAAAAAGGCGCGCTGTCCAAAAAGGACAAAGAAGTGGAGCATTCGCCGGATTTTATAGCCGGGAGACGTCGCCATTCCGCTGTTGAGTCAGGGATAAACGCCCTTGAGAATCATGGGCTGGACATCTGCCGGGATCACGGGATTTTCGGGTTCAAACGGTATGTCGCTCTATCGGTCACGGCTCGGAATATTCAGATATTAGGGGCCATGATTCAAAAAAAGAGACTGAAACGAATCAAGCGGAGAAAAGGGCAGACGCCGTTGCGGCAGGCCGCATAG
- a CDS encoding conserved hypothetical protein (Evidence 4 : Unknown function but conserved in other organisms): MIKSFNNKTDKVGDDLKKSIQKGCAIDIAVGIFSIYGYKVLKKQLSQMGRLRFVFTDPTFIELDKNKREQRQFQINSNYRKKAISGSDFEINLKNELKGKAIALECKTWIEKKVSFKTNAGNQYIQPHLSLGKDENRFVYMGINEFSAAGFGYQKDNAILNQIIKTDDPDTTREYAKNFEEIWQDEKALKDVTSEVLDYIADLYKENSPEFIYYLTLHNIFSEFLEDISEEELANEKTGFKESAVWNKLYDFQRDAVLGIINKLERHNGCILADSVGLGKTFSALGVMKYYQERNRTVLVLCPKKLGANWQTFLNN, translated from the coding sequence GTGATAAAAAGTTTCAACAATAAAACAGATAAAGTGGGTGATGACTTAAAAAAAAGCATCCAAAAAGGCTGCGCCATTGACATTGCGGTCGGCATATTTTCTATCTACGGCTATAAAGTTTTAAAAAAACAACTCAGCCAAATGGGTCGACTGAGATTTGTTTTCACAGACCCCACTTTTATAGAACTTGATAAAAACAAAAGAGAGCAAAGACAGTTCCAAATCAATTCCAATTATCGTAAAAAGGCGATCAGCGGCTCTGATTTTGAAATCAATTTAAAAAACGAACTCAAAGGGAAAGCCATTGCCCTGGAATGTAAAACATGGATAGAGAAGAAAGTGTCCTTTAAAACAAACGCGGGCAATCAATACATTCAACCGCATTTAAGTTTAGGGAAAGATGAAAATCGTTTTGTTTACATGGGCATCAATGAGTTCAGCGCCGCCGGATTCGGTTATCAAAAAGACAATGCCATCTTAAATCAAATCATCAAGACCGATGATCCCGACACCACGCGGGAATACGCCAAAAATTTTGAAGAAATATGGCAAGATGAAAAAGCGTTAAAAGATGTCACCTCGGAGGTCCTTGATTACATTGCCGATTTATATAAAGAAAATTCGCCGGAATTTATTTATTACTTGACGCTTCACAATATTTTTAGCGAATTTCTGGAAGATATATCCGAAGAGGAGCTTGCCAACGAAAAAACCGGTTTTAAAGAATCGGCGGTCTGGAATAAACTGTATGATTTTCAACGTGACGCCGTCCTTGGAATCATTAATAAATTAGAGCGGCACAATGGCTGTATTCTTGCGGATAGCGTAGGTCTTGGCAAGACTTTTTCCGCCCTGGGCGTCATGAAATACTATCAGGAAAGAAACAGAACGGTTCTTGTTTTATGCCCTAAAAAATTGGGCGCCAACTGGCAAACTTTTTTAAATAATTAG
- a CDS encoding conserved hypothetical protein (Evidence 4 : Unknown function but conserved in other organisms) — MMEKLKMKTPDLADKNIEQIAKLFPHVITEIKDKDGTIKKAVDFDLLKQSLSDVLADDDDERYRLDWPGKKASLLKANTPITKTLRPCREESVDFDTTENLYIEGDNFEVLKILQESYLGKIKMIYIDPPYNTGKDFIYKDDFKVGRNEYEEEIGAVDEDGDKLFKNTDSNGRFHSDWLSMMYERLIVSRDFLREDGVVFISIDDNEVRNITKLCDEVFGEDNHIATLTIINNMKGRNDKANIATCHEYLSVYSKNKFISNGLPMSKEQLAKYKYTDKNGNKYALRDLRKRGRPDRREDRPNMYFPIFYNESKKTCSLQGETDEDIEIVPLRGDGSDGRWRWGVDTVKKNLGILQPKYLKQKDKWGIEHRVYLNIKNDEDIDEESDDGDQEFLRTSKSKSFWWGGDISTDVANREFKKIFNDINPDYPKSPFFIEKLIHMGIKNDDIVMDFFAGSATTAHAVMQLNAEDNGKRKFIMVQLPEKTDEKSEAHKAGYETIAEIGKERIRRAGKKIKEDLEKKNRQLKLLEDPVDSSRLDTGFRVYKTASTNMKDVYYHPDKLGQMDILDLISNIKEDRAPEDLLTQVILDLGLTLDLPIETKEILGNTVFIVQTNALVACFDKNINFKIIDEIAALKPFKAVFKDAGFVDDKDRINVEERFKRLSPETAITVI, encoded by the coding sequence ATGATGGAAAAGCTTAAAATGAAGACGCCCGATTTGGCTGATAAAAATATTGAACAGATCGCCAAACTTTTTCCCCATGTCATCACTGAAATAAAAGACAAAGACGGAACAATCAAAAAAGCCGTTGATTTTGATCTGCTGAAACAGAGCCTGTCCGATGTTCTGGCGGATGATGACGATGAGCGCTACCGCCTGGACTGGCCGGGCAAAAAAGCTTCGCTGTTAAAAGCGAACACTCCCATCACCAAGACCCTGAGACCGTGCCGGGAAGAAAGCGTTGATTTTGACACAACGGAAAACCTTTACATCGAAGGGGATAATTTTGAAGTCCTGAAAATTTTGCAGGAGTCGTACCTGGGCAAAATCAAGATGATCTATATTGACCCGCCTTACAATACCGGGAAAGACTTTATTTACAAAGATGATTTCAAAGTCGGCAGGAATGAGTATGAGGAAGAGATCGGGGCCGTGGATGAGGATGGCGACAAACTTTTTAAAAACACCGATTCCAACGGCAGGTTTCATTCCGACTGGCTGAGCATGATGTATGAGCGGCTGATTGTTTCTCGGGATTTTCTTAGGGAGGACGGGGTTGTTTTTATCAGCATTGATGATAATGAAGTCAGGAATATTACAAAATTGTGTGACGAAGTGTTTGGAGAAGACAACCACATCGCCACACTTACTATCATCAACAACATGAAGGGGAGAAACGATAAAGCAAACATAGCCACCTGTCATGAATATTTATCAGTATACTCAAAAAATAAATTCATATCCAACGGGTTGCCAATGTCGAAAGAGCAGTTGGCTAAATATAAATATACTGACAAAAACGGTAACAAATATGCTTTGCGAGATCTGAGAAAGAGGGGGAGGCCAGACAGGCGTGAAGATAGGCCTAATATGTATTTCCCTATTTTCTACAACGAATCCAAGAAAACATGTTCACTACAGGGTGAGACGGATGAGGATATCGAGATCGTTCCTTTGAGAGGTGATGGTTCTGACGGTCGCTGGAGATGGGGAGTTGACACGGTAAAGAAAAATTTAGGAATATTGCAACCCAAATATTTGAAACAGAAGGATAAGTGGGGTATTGAACATAGAGTTTACTTAAACATTAAAAATGATGAGGATATTGACGAAGAATCAGATGATGGAGACCAAGAATTCTTACGGACATCTAAATCCAAATCTTTCTGGTGGGGAGGCGATATTTCTACTGATGTTGCAAACAGGGAATTTAAAAAAATATTTAATGATATCAATCCAGATTATCCAAAATCGCCATTTTTTATCGAAAAACTAATTCATATGGGGATAAAGAATGACGATATTGTAATGGATTTTTTTGCAGGATCAGCCACCACAGCCCACGCAGTAATGCAGCTAAACGCCGAAGACAACGGCAAACGAAAATTCATCATGGTCCAACTCCCGGAAAAAACCGATGAAAAATCAGAAGCCCATAAAGCGGGATACGAAACAATAGCCGAAATAGGAAAAGAAAGAATCCGTCGCGCCGGGAAAAAGATAAAAGAAGACCTTGAAAAAAAGAACAGGCAATTAAAACTGCTTGAAGATCCAGTGGATTCGAGCAGGCTGGACACAGGTTTCCGGGTTTACAAAACCGCCTCCACCAACATGAAAGATGTCTATTACCATCCCGACAAATTGGGACAAATGGATATCCTTGATTTAATCAGCAACATCAAGGAAGACCGCGCGCCGGAAGACCTGCTCACCCAGGTCATCCTCGATCTCGGTTTGACCCTTGACCTTCCCATTGAAACCAAAGAGATCCTCGGCAACACGGTCTTTATCGTGCAGACCAACGCCCTGGTCGCCTGTTTTGACAAAAACATCAATTTTAAAATAATCGATGAAATAGCCGCTCTGAAACCATTTAAAGCGGTCTTCAAAGACGCCGGATTTGTCGATGATAAAGACAGAATTAATGTCGAAGAGCGTTTTAAACGGCTTTCTCCTGAAACGGCCATCACAGTGATATAG
- a CDS encoding conserved hypothetical protein (Evidence 4 : Unknown function but conserved in other organisms), which yields MMDAGFKLPDSAMVDKFIAKSKFYERAALSSKMQNEFIRKIQKITWKYKLAQDTVGISKTDSVTEIQIFQIELKERDIPKNILKVVDAAIPYPILYQFVYKDEMAYGVTLKGMAGKKSAAARNYYFSAWNQRPDFDFTGIDLEKVCQKIIKAFVHNEARSRGDFAAIIDADNQIRRLEKEIAALRGKIKREKQFNRKVELNKSLLERQKRLQVYKGK from the coding sequence ATGATGGATGCTGGATTTAAACTGCCTGACAGTGCGATGGTCGATAAATTTATCGCCAAAAGCAAATTTTATGAAAGAGCCGCGTTAAGCTCAAAAATGCAAAATGAGTTCATCCGTAAAATTCAAAAAATAACCTGGAAATATAAACTTGCCCAGGATACCGTCGGGATAAGCAAAACCGACAGTGTGACGGAAATACAGATATTTCAAATCGAGCTTAAAGAGCGGGACATCCCCAAAAATATTCTCAAGGTCGTTGACGCGGCGATTCCATATCCGATTTTATACCAGTTTGTTTATAAAGACGAGATGGCTTACGGCGTCACTTTAAAAGGCATGGCCGGAAAAAAGAGCGCCGCCGCCCGGAATTACTATTTTTCGGCATGGAATCAGCGCCCGGATTTTGATTTCACGGGCATTGACCTGGAAAAAGTGTGTCAAAAAATCATTAAAGCGTTTGTTCATAACGAAGCCAGGAGCCGGGGCGATTTTGCCGCGATCATTGACGCGGACAATCAGATTAGACGCCTGGAAAAAGAGATCGCCGCACTACGCGGTAAAATTAAAAGAGAAAAACAGTTTAACAGAAAAGTTGAGTTGAATAAATCTTTATTGGAACGACAGAAGCGCCTGCAAGTCTATAAAGGAAAATAA